Within the Pseudobythopirellula maris genome, the region CGCGCGGGTCGAGCGCGTGCGCGTGTACGAGTGGGCGTTGCCCGACGACACGGAACCGCTATTGAAGAACGCCCGCCAGCTGGCCGCGGGCGAGACGGACGTCGCGCTCTTCACCTCGGCCAACCAGGTGACCAACCTGCTGATGCTCGCCGAGCGCGACGGCTTTGGCGACGAGCTGGTCGAAGGCTTGCGGCGGGCGATCACCGCATCGATCGGCCCGACCACCTCCGAGCGGCTGCGCGATCTCGGCCTGCAGGTCGACTTCGAGGCGACGAGCGGCGTGATGGGCAAGCTCGTCATGGAGACCGCGCAGCACGCCCACGAGTTGATCCGCCGCAAGCGCGCGCTGCGTGCGATCGTCGCCGCCGAGCCAGCGCCCGCGCACGGCGCCGCCGACGCCGACCGCCTCGGCGTGCTCCGCGCCGCAACGGCCGGGCAGCCTTGGGGCGACAGCGACTTCCTGCGGGCCTGCCGCCTCGAGAGCGTCGAGCGCACGCCGGTGTGGCTCATGCGGCAGGCGGGCCGCTACATGAGCGAGTACCGCGCGGTGCGCAAGAAGGTCGGGTTCCTCGAGCTCTGCAAGAACCCGCAGCTCTGCAGCGAGGTGATGTGCACGGCGGTCGATTTTCTCGGGGTCGACGCGGCGATCATCTTCAGCGATCTCTTGCCGATCCTCGAGCCGATGGGCATGGAGCTCGAATTCGCCCCCGGCGACGGGCCCGTGATCCACAACCCGCTGCGCGAAGGGCAAGACGTCGACCGCCTCGTCGACCTCGAGAGCGTCGACGCCCTGCATTACGTGGTCGAAACCGTCCGCCAAACCCGCGCCGACCTGCCCGAACGCCTGCCGCTTATCGGCTTCGCCGGCGCGCCGTTCACGCTCGCCAGCTACGCCATCGAAGGGGGTGGCAGCCGCAACTACCTGCACACCAAAACGCTCATGCTCCGCGACGAGGGCGCGTGGGCCGAGATCATGCGACGGCTGGCCCGCGCGGTGCGTCTGTACCTGAACGCCCAGATCGCCGCCGGCGCCCAGGCGGTGCAGTTGTTCGACAGCTGGGTCGGTTGCCTAGACCCCGCCGCCTACGAGCGCTACGTGCTGCCCTACACGCAAGAACTGATCGCGGGGCTCGACCCGCGGGCCGTAGTGATCCACTTCGGCGC harbors:
- the hemE gene encoding uroporphyrinogen decarboxylase, which produces MPTPSPADDAPPIAADQRSTQDVDPQSNPRATGGFDGLAVAAFESRRRDEMQRMIEKHGGRARVSPSMQESPLDDARPAIEFAHRLLAGQVDAMILLTGVGTRMFVERVERHVGRDKLLDALSDIPTLARGPKPVAAMREFGLKPSMRAPAPNTWREVLSTLDRELPVANLTVGLQEYGVTNPSLVAGLEARGARVERVRVYEWALPDDTEPLLKNARQLAAGETDVALFTSANQVTNLLMLAERDGFGDELVEGLRRAITASIGPTTSERLRDLGLQVDFEATSGVMGKLVMETAQHAHELIRRKRALRAIVAAEPAPAHGAADADRLGVLRAATAGQPWGDSDFLRACRLESVERTPVWLMRQAGRYMSEYRAVRKKVGFLELCKNPQLCSEVMCTAVDFLGVDAAIIFSDLLPILEPMGMELEFAPGDGPVIHNPLREGQDVDRLVDLESVDALHYVVETVRQTRADLPERLPLIGFAGAPFTLASYAIEGGGSRNYLHTKTLMLRDEGAWAEIMRRLARAVRLYLNAQIAAGAQAVQLFDSWVGCLDPAAYERYVLPYTQELIAGLDPRAVVIHFGAGNPELLPLIARAGGDVVGVDWRVPLADAWRRVGAGKAVQGNLDPATLLADRATLERRAGEILTSVAGRPGHVFNLGHGIVPQTPPENARALVDFVHNHPVE